In Cydia pomonella isolate Wapato2018A unplaced genomic scaffold, ilCydPomo1 PGA_scaffold_31, whole genome shotgun sequence, the genomic stretch TCGGTGGCAGCCATTCCTTAACATTCTCAGACAGGTCGGGAGGCTCGGGCGGCGCGCACTGCGGTTCCGGGACGTCCATGGCGGCGGGTGGCCGGGGACCCGGGGCCATGACCCGCGTCGCCCGGCTATACTGTCTCGTTATCCTCGCCCATTACGCCCTTAAATAGGActaaaatctgtggaaaacggcgaatattttagaaatacgagcaatagaaattgggaatctagtggtattgagcactcgttttcaattatattagtagaatttaaatgcctagtagtgagGATAAATTGAAGGCAATTAtatttgagtgctggttcatgtttaaattatgattattttacctgatttcctcgcatgtttggagaaaagcactatttatgcctcggcaggaacagcaattcgtggatttgAATGATGAagttttgtttattactcgaAAGTGAATTACTATCGAGTAATAAAAACCCCCGTAACAAAAAGACAATTCAAATCAATCTAAACCAAACGACGCCACACCAAGAGAACTAATTTTTTCCAAGTCTTTCAAGTTACTTACCACCCAATTCGGCACCGCTCCAAACGGCATATACGAAAGCCACTTCAAGATGACGTACACGAAGTCCCGCGCCCTGGACTCGGACGACAAATCCGTGATGAAGTCGAAGTTGAAGGGGAAGTGCGTTCCGGCCTTGCCGTCCTCGTTGCCGTAGTATAGCATCGTCATGCTGATGTTGGCGTAGCCTTCGGCGAAGAGGACGCTGGGGAAAAATAAGGTTTCATTGACAAAAGTAACTATATGAATGTTATTGCCAGCGATGGTGATGGTGGCTGGAGAAGCTAGTCCCTAAAATCAGCTAATCTGTATAGTGAGaagtacttttaattaatttttatgaaattgaTTCATTGTTTATTGTTTGTCCAGTCATCCTTGATTTCTCTGGAATGGTAATTCACTGCTGTCGGATGAATACTAGTATGGGGTGTAGATTAAAAGGAAGCTCACTAATTGTATAATACAATTcgtatatagaaaaaaaaaacattattctaTCTCTCTTAACGTATAAAACCtaaaacagcgccatctacaacTTAAGCCAAGCAGAAAGGAAAAACTGGCAGGAAGACATCCGTCACTCAATATGGCTATCAGTGACACTCGAGCTCGTTCCGAGAATGGGTAAGTTGCCACGTGCCTATAAAAGACTTCGGCGGTGAAGTATTGAGATAAATGAACTCGAAAATAACGTTAATGAAGTATGAACGAGAAATTCAGTAGAATTTTGTTTGTATCCTTGCTTGCTCTTGTAACCTTGCCACGCAAAGGGCGTAGAAGCTATAAAAAAGACATGAAAAGTACCGTATCAATCAAATGAAGTGATAGACACCTGTGGTAATAAAATGGCCGTAAAAATAGGCGGACATAAAACTATCCGTGTGAGTCAATCTTTATTTAAGGAAACCGTAAAAATTGGTAACAAGGATCAAAACAAACAAGACCACCGCGAAGAGCATTTGAAGTCGACGCGGTGTTCTTCAATATCTAGAAATAATTTAACACAAACTATAGatatattttcaaaactttGCATCATACATTTTGTAAGATCATACCTATGTCTGTGTGTGTATTACCTATGTAAAGGTGTGCAAAATAAAACTTGAGTTACAATTTTCCGCTTGGCGTTAACGTTAATACAggtgttgaaaaaaatattagtagggTACTTTGCAAGCAATTATGGCAAACAATGTAACTGAAAATGTTCGTAGATAATAAACAGGCTGTTCAATTTCGAATTTCCTGTTCAATAACTCAATCAAATCCAACACATGAATGGTGATTAGAATCCGGTGTTTGATAGATAGCCAGCTTAActatcgcagccaaataacactagaccctactcatagtgttgtgttcctgccggtgagtaaggtcgccagagctcaacgacggtgggagggggttagggttggcaacgcgcatgtaactcctctggagttgcaggcgtacataggctacggatactgcttaccatcaggcaggccgtatgctttaTTTATATGAAACTCAGAAGACTCTGAACAAAAAGTTTTAGGAGAGATGTAATATAAAAGACGAAAACTTGAAATCGCCCTTTCATTTGAAtacgattgtatttaattttatagaatAGTATGTgcagattacattttttttttgtttatattactaGTTAGTAGGTTCCCAGAAGTAACTTTGCCTTTGCTTTGCAAACCGAAGccttaaataaatctaatgttTTAATAACTTAAGGCCTCGTCACACTACAGCGGAGCGTGAGCGGGGCGCGAGCGCGCATCACGCTCTTGTTCTGCTCGCACTGGGCACTGTGCAGGGGTGCGCGATGAGCCCGGCGGGGCCAGGCGCCGCAACGGCCCGGCGCGTCCAAACGCGGGATGCGCGCGGCGCGAGTCGCTCCGAGCTACCGCCAACGTTCATGCATCTCTGGCCTgatactttaaaatttattgatatTAATACTTTAAAATGGACAAATACCTCGGAACTGAGCCTCCCACTCTTTAACTGACTCCATCTCCATAGAGTTGAGGTCACTTAGGTCGTCATACTCCTTGTCTGAAGACGTCACGGAGAATGT encodes the following:
- the LOC133534003 gene encoding uncharacterized protein LOC133534003, which produces MHQDRPAISVLVFHCPEMHPLGPSGSYATFGGKDASRGLATFSVTSSDKEYDDLSDLNSMEMESVKEWEAQFRARSDSRRAHPAFGRAGPLRRLAPPGSSRTPAQCPVRAEQERDARSRPAHAPL